Below is a genomic region from Aurantimonas sp. HBX-1.
AAGTGGCGACGCGAGGCCTTAAGGCGGTACGCCGGCAGAAATTCCAGCACCACCTGCGCGGCCGCCCAGAACAACTCGCCGCCATGTTGACGCTTGCCGCGTCCGACAAGGCCGAGGAAGCATTTGGCAGGGACAGCGAGGAACTGAAGCACCTCACGCAGATGATCGGCGAGATGAAGGGGCTGCTGGCTCTCGTCGATGCACACAACAAGCGGCAGAACGAGTTGCGGGAGGACGACGAAAACACTCATGTCTATCCCCGCCGGGCGGAGGAGGAGATCAAAGTCGGCGGGAAGCCGGTGGTTGTCCCTTGGGATGACGCCACCTTCGAACCAGCGGAAGGCAGGAACTACCTGTTGCCGATGGCCTTTCCGGAAGGTTCGCCGATGCACGCCTCCTATGGTGCCGGCCATGCCACGGTGGCGGGCGCCTGCGTGACGGTCTTGAAAGCTTATTTCGAAATGTCCGGTGAGGAATTCGATCGGGACAAGGCCCCGGATGTCGGGCCACTTCTCGCGACGCCCGATGCCATTTTAAGATATGGAGCCGAGAAGCTGTTCAAGGCGGTTCCATTCTCCGCAAAGTTCGACTTGAACGGCAAGCTGTTCGTCCCGCCCCGGAGCAACGAAGCCGATGCCCACTCGATGCTGGCGGACACGGACACGGACCCCGGCGTCACGCTGGAGGGCGAACTGGACAAGCTGGCGGCAAACATCGCCATCGGTCGAAACATGGCGGGCGTCCATTTCTACAACGACTATTTTGACAGCCTGCGCCTTGGCGAGCGCGTCGCGGTCGGAATCTTGCAGGAACAGATGGCAACCTATCGCGAGCCGGTGACCATGCGTCTCACCAGCTTCGACAACGACTGGCTGATCATCAGCGGCGACGGCAAGGGTCGCGTCGCGGTCGATATCGTCGACCCGGAGAGCAAGAATCGGCTCGTCGTCGAGGCCGACGTCGAGGAGTGGTGGACGCGGCACGTGCCGCCACCGCCGGCGGCTTGAGGCGAACCGAGGCCGGTTCAAGCGTGGACAGGAGGTGAGCATGGCCGGCTTTGAAAAAATCCACTTCAGCCTGAGCGGAGATTCGGCGTCCGGACAGCAGACCCGCTTGCGCCGCCTGACTCGTGATGCTGGGTTCGGCCGTCTGCAGGGCTTCACGGTCGAATCTGCTGAGAGCACGGACAACCGGCCACCGCCCTCACCAGAAACGGCGAGCCGTCTCTATCTCCAAACCTACCTGACCGACGCGGGCAGCGAGGCACTGGCGCAGATCAGCACACCAGACAGCCCCGCGCTCGCGCCCGACCTGCGTCTGGTCACCAGCAGCCGCACCGAGCAGTTGTTTGCCCAGACGCTGGTCTACGAGCAGACCTGGAAATCGATTCCGGTTTTCGGCGGCCGGGTCGTTGTCGATGTCGACCAGGCAGACCGCAGCCTCGTCAGTATCAACGGGCAGCTCGCCCCGCCGCCGACCAAGTCGCCGGTCGCCAGCCTGTCGGCGCAAGATGCGGCGGGACGTGCCAGCGGATGGGCGGCATCGGGCACTGTTCCTGCCGACGAGGCGCCGCTGCTCACCTGGTACTATCTGGAGCCTGACAACGGCGGCGCGCCGGCGGGTGACTGGCGTCTCGTCTGGCGCTTTCGATCCGTGCCGCTCGTCCCGCCGGCCGAGCCTGCCGCCGCCCCGCCTCCCGACCACGACCATCGCTTCTGTCTCGGTCCCTCGCCACGCTCACGCGCCGCCCTGATCGACGTCTTCGTCGACGCTCAGGACGGCGAGGTCGTCTACCACTTCCCCTCGACACCCGCTCTGGCCATTCCAATCGCGATGACAGGCGACGATGTCGACGGGCTGTCGCGCAACTTCTTCGGCCTGCAGACCCCTACCGGCTTCGCTTTGTCCGACCCGCTGCGCAACATCGTTACCTTCGATTACTCTCTGCAAGATATCGACAGGACGCCGCCGCCGCCGCTCCCCCCCAGTCCGATCAATCACAGCTCGCAGCATCTAGGGTCGGCTCATCGGGCGGCGGTCTCCGCCCATCACAACGCCACGAATGTGTTCAACTTCTTCAACGACGTGCTAAAGCGCGATGGCGTGGATGATAAGGGGATGCAACTCGTCTCGATCGTCAACGTCTGGTCGAGCAGAGGCGGCGACCCCAGCCCTCAGTGGCGCAATGCTGTGTGGTGGAACAAGCGCATGTGGTACGGGCAGAGCGGCGGGCACAGCCTGGCCCGTTATCTCGACGTCATCGGTCACGAACTCACACATGGCGTCACCGAAAGCACCGCAGACCTTGTCTATCGCGACCTGCCGGGCGCGCTCAACGAAAGCTATTCAGATATCTTCGGCGTCATCATCGCCAACTGGTATCCGAACGAGCCCGAGCCGATCGGTAGCTGGAACTGGCAAATCGGCGCTGGACTCGGAGCGGGCGGGGGGCCGCTACGCGATTTCGCCGATCCGTCAGCCACCGGCCAGCCGAACCATTTCAGCAGTTACGTTGCCTGGCCTTATTCCAGGGACTATGGGGGTGTCCACTATTACAGCGGCATCCACAACAAGGCGGTGCACAATTTGCTGACAGGCGCCGACGCGGCAGGAAATCCGACCTTTCCGGTGCGGGAGGCGGCGCTGATGCTTTATCTTACCCTGACGCGTCTTACTCAGACGTCCGATTTCGCTGATAGCCGGCGCACGCTGGAAGCGGTGACCCGCGCCCACTACAGCGGCGATCCAGCAAAACTGGCCATCCGACTGGCCGCCATCGCCTCGGCCTTCGGAACCGTCGGACTATGAGCCTCACACGGCTGGGAAGTGCCGCAGCCCGCCGGCAGCTGGACGGTGCCTCGCGGCGCGACAGCGCGCCGGCGCCGGGTGTGGCACCCTATGATTTCCCGGCTCATGTGCCGCCAACGCCCGCGCTGGCGGCACACACCGAGACCGGGACTGAGACCGAAAAGGCCCTCGAACAGCTTACCCAGTTCATCCCTGCCGAAACGATCACGCTGTTTATCGCCGCGGTCTCGGCCCGTGAGGCGCTGGAGGGCCAGACCTGGGTGGCATGGCTGACATCCCCTGTGCTGATCGCCATTTTCACCTT
It encodes:
- a CDS encoding M4 family metallopeptidase is translated as MAGFEKIHFSLSGDSASGQQTRLRRLTRDAGFGRLQGFTVESAESTDNRPPPSPETASRLYLQTYLTDAGSEALAQISTPDSPALAPDLRLVTSSRTEQLFAQTLVYEQTWKSIPVFGGRVVVDVDQADRSLVSINGQLAPPPTKSPVASLSAQDAAGRASGWAASGTVPADEAPLLTWYYLEPDNGGAPAGDWRLVWRFRSVPLVPPAEPAAAPPPDHDHRFCLGPSPRSRAALIDVFVDAQDGEVVYHFPSTPALAIPIAMTGDDVDGLSRNFFGLQTPTGFALSDPLRNIVTFDYSLQDIDRTPPPPLPPSPINHSSQHLGSAHRAAVSAHHNATNVFNFFNDVLKRDGVDDKGMQLVSIVNVWSSRGGDPSPQWRNAVWWNKRMWYGQSGGHSLARYLDVIGHELTHGVTESTADLVYRDLPGALNESYSDIFGVIIANWYPNEPEPIGSWNWQIGAGLGAGGGPLRDFADPSATGQPNHFSSYVAWPYSRDYGGVHYYSGIHNKAVHNLLTGADAAGNPTFPVREAALMLYLTLTRLTQTSDFADSRRTLEAVTRAHYSGDPAKLAIRLAAIASAFGTVGL